CTCCTTGAACAGTTCCTGCGGATGGGTTTCCTGAAAGTACCCCAGCCCGATTTCCGACGACGGAATGTGCGCGGCAATCGCCAGCACCGGTTGATGATTGCGGTGACAGTCGTACAGACCGTTGATCAGATGCAGATTGCCGGGACCGCAGCTGCCCGCGCAGACGGCGAGCTTGCCGGTCTCAGCGGCATCGGCGCCGGCGGCGAAGGCGGCGACCTCTTCATGACGTGTGTGCATCCAGCGAATCGAACCGAGCCTTTGCAGGCTGTCCGACAGGCCGTTCAGGCTGTCGCCCGTGACACCCCAGATCCGTTCGACGTCGGCCGCCGCCAACGTTCTGGCCAGATAATCCGCGATAGTCTGCTTGCTCATGCTGCGCTCCGCTCAGTGAGAAAGTCGGTACCTCCTGGATCGCAGAGAGTAACCCTTCCTCGTGAAACGTGCGTTCTGCGTGTGCAGACAGTCCGTCGGATCGATCCGCCGCCCGCGCGGCTAGCGGTAGATCGCCGTCTCCGGCGCTTCGCCGAGCCGCGCGAAACCGCGGTACATGCCTTCGGTATTGAACGGCAGCGCGACGTTGCCGCGCGCGTCGACGGCGATCAGACCGCCGCGTCCGTCGATCCTCGGCAGGCGGTTCATCACCACGTCGTCCGCCGCATCCTGCAACGACACGTTGCGGTACGCCATCTGCGCGGCGACGTCGTAAGCGGCCACCATGCGGATGAACATTTCGCCGGAGCCGGTGCTCGATACCGCGCAGGTCGCGTCGTCGGCATAGCAGCCCGCGCCGATCAACGGCGTGTCGCCGACCCGGCCCACCTGCTTGTTGGTGATGCCGCCGGTCGACGTGGCCGCGGCCACGTGGCCTTGCAGGTCGAGCGCGACGGCGCCGACGGTGCCGAACTTGCGGTTCGGATCGAGCGGCTCGTGCGGCGCCGGGTCGTCTTCGTTTCGCGCGGCGTTCGCGCTGAGCGATGCGCCGTCGTGATCGAGCATCGCGCGTTGCTGGCCGCGCGCGAGCAGCCATTGTCCGTAACGCGCATCGGTATGGAAGTAGTCCGGCTCCACCGTTTCGAGCCCCTGCGCGGCGGCGAACGCGTCCGCGCCCTCGCCCGCGAACAGCACGTGCTCGCTGCATTCGAGCACCTTGCGCGCCGCCAGCACCGGATTGCGCACGCGCTTCACGCTGCACACCGCACCGGCTTCGAGCGTGCGGCCGTCCATGATCGCCGCGTCGAGTTCGTGCGTGCCGGCCGACGTGTACACCGCGCCGTGCCCTGCGTTGAAGAGCGGACAATCCTCGAGCAGACGCACGGCTTCGCTGACCGCGTCGAGCGCGCTGCCGCCTTCGGCGAGCACGCGCTGACCGGCGCTCAGCACGGCATGCAGCGCCGCGTGATACTCGGCTTCGGCGCGGGTCGACATCGACGCGCGCAGGATCGTTCCGGCGCCGCCGTGAATGGCTATGACTGCGTTGGCGTTCATCGTTTGACCTGAAATGGGCGTGGTGAAGATGGATCGGACGGCGCCGGTTTTGCGTCCGGATTCAAGGCTCGCGACGAGGCGAGCTTCGACGTGCACGGTGCGACCGTTCGATCCAGGAATGAGTGAAAGTATATTCACGCGGACGAGGCGCGGCAGGATTCGCAGCGTTCGCTCACCTGTTTTCACCTCGCCGGCATCCAGTTTCAGTTTTGGATCGCAACGCGCGCGCCCTCGACAACGCCGCGTTCAGCCCACCGCCCCGCTGGCCTCCGGAATATGCGCGAGGCGCGCCGCCGGCGACATGAAGATAATCCACGCCTGCACGCAAAACGCCGCCGCTGCCGCGACGAGACACGCGCCCATGCCCCAGCGCGCGCTGATCGCCGCGCCGAGCAACGCACCCAGCGGACGCGCGCCGTAGGTAGCGGTGCTGGTGAGCGCCGACACGCGGCCCATCATCCGCTCGGGCGTGATCGCCTGGCGCAGCGTGGTCGAGCCGACCACCCACAGAATCGGCCCGGCGCCGACGAGGAAAAAGCTCAGCATCGCCAGCCAGAACGACGGCGTGACGAGCGTCGCCACCATCACGAGCGACGCCAGCAGCCCGCAGCATGGGCCGATCACCAGCACGCGCCCGAATGCGAGCCGCCGCGCGATCGCCGGTGCGGCCAGCGCGCCGCACACCATGCCGACGCCGTACGCGCCAAGCGTCACGCCCACCGCCGACGCGCTCAGCCCCAGCCGATGCACCGCGTAAGGCACATACACCGCTTGCAGGATGAAGAAGCCGAGATTGAAGAACACGGCGGTCGCGAGCATCGGCCGCAGCAGCGCGTCGCGCATCACGAAGCGCGTGCCGTCGCGGAGTTCCAGAAGAAAGTGGCGCTGCGGCGCGGCCGCGCGCGGCGGCTCGCGCAGTCCGGCCAGCAACGCGACGGCCAGCGCCGATAGTCCGGCCGCGCAGCCGTACGCCCATCCCGCGCCGATCCATCCGACCAGCAAACCGCCGAGCGCCGGCCCCGCCGAATACGCGACGCTGCGCGCGAGTTCGAGCCGGCCGTTCGCCACGGCGAACGCAGTGCGCGGCACCAGCGCGGGCACCAGCGACGGCGCGGCGACGTTGTAGGCCACCGTCCCGGTCGCGGCCACGAAGCCGAGCGCGGCGAGCAACGGCAAGCTCAGCGCGTGCATCGACAGCAGGAACAGCACGCCCAGCATCGCGATCACGCGCAAGGCTTCGGCGAGCGTCATCAACAGGCGGCGCGACCGGCGATCGGCCCACACGCCGAGCGGAATCGACAGCAGCAGAAACGGCAACGTCTGCGCGGTCTGCAGCAGACCCGTGCCGCGCGCGTCGGCGCCGAGCGCGAACACCGCGACGAGCGGCGCGGCGGCGAGACTGATCTGCTCGGCCGACTGCGCGACGAGGTTCGACCACGCGAGCCGCTGGAACGCGGACGGCAAACGGACCGGAGAGGAAGACGAAGAAGATGAAGCGGACATCG
The sequence above is a segment of the Paraburkholderia sp. D15 genome. Coding sequences within it:
- a CDS encoding isoaspartyl peptidase/L-asparaginase, whose translation is MNANAVIAIHGGAGTILRASMSTRAEAEYHAALHAVLSAGQRVLAEGGSALDAVSEAVRLLEDCPLFNAGHGAVYTSAGTHELDAAIMDGRTLEAGAVCSVKRVRNPVLAARKVLECSEHVLFAGEGADAFAAAQGLETVEPDYFHTDARYGQWLLARGQQRAMLDHDGASLSANAARNEDDPAPHEPLDPNRKFGTVGAVALDLQGHVAAATSTGGITNKQVGRVGDTPLIGAGCYADDATCAVSSTGSGEMFIRMVAAYDVAAQMAYRNVSLQDAADDVVMNRLPRIDGRGGLIAVDARGNVALPFNTEGMYRGFARLGEAPETAIYR
- a CDS encoding MFS transporter, whose product is MSASSSSSSSPVRLPSAFQRLAWSNLVAQSAEQISLAAAPLVAVFALGADARGTGLLQTAQTLPFLLLSIPLGVWADRRSRRLLMTLAEALRVIAMLGVLFLLSMHALSLPLLAALGFVAATGTVAYNVAAPSLVPALVPRTAFAVANGRLELARSVAYSAGPALGGLLVGWIGAGWAYGCAAGLSALAVALLAGLREPPRAAAPQRHFLLELRDGTRFVMRDALLRPMLATAVFFNLGFFILQAVYVPYAVHRLGLSASAVGVTLGAYGVGMVCGALAAPAIARRLAFGRVLVIGPCCGLLASLVMVATLVTPSFWLAMLSFFLVGAGPILWVVGSTTLRQAITPERMMGRVSALTSTATYGARPLGALLGAAISARWGMGACLVAAAAAFCVQAWIIFMSPAARLAHIPEASGAVG